One part of the Marmota flaviventris isolate mMarFla1 chromosome 4, mMarFla1.hap1, whole genome shotgun sequence genome encodes these proteins:
- the LOC114083831 gene encoding olfactory receptor 13A1-like, whose translation MAANNHTAVVEFVLQGFSGDPWLQVLFSAFFLLLYLMALAGNVIIVMAIGLNPSLHTPMYFFLTNLALLDILCTSTVLPKLLEGLVATRSTISYGGCMAQLFFLTWFLGAELLLLTAMAYDRYVAICQPLHYHVLMSWPICILLAGSVWVVSVVSTSVHTGLMARLYFCGPNQIRHFLCEVPTLLLLSCSPTMLNHVMIVIADVYFGVVNFLLTMLSYGCIIASIVRMRSAAGKRKAFSTCSSHLLVVTLYYSTVIYTYILPGSGSSSENGKVVALLYTVVSPTLNPLIYSLRNKDVKMALGRVFACTW comes from the coding sequence ATGGCAGCCAACAACCACACAGCTGTGGTGGAGTTTGTCCTGCAGGGCTTCTCTGGAGACCCTTGGCTCCAGGTTCTCTTCTCagccttctttctcctcctctaccTCATGGCTCTTGCAGGAAATGTCATCATTGTCATGGCCATTGGTCTGAATCCAAGCCTTCATACCCCAATGTACTTCTTCCTCACAAACCTGGCCCTTCTGGACATCCTTTGCACGTCCACTGTCCTCCCCAAACTGCTGGAGGGCCTGGTGGCCACCCGGAGCACCATCTCCTATGGGGGCTGCATGGCCCAGCTTTTCTTTCTGACCTGGTTTCTGGGGGCTGAGCTGCTGCTGCTCAcagccatggcctatgaccgctatgtggccatctgccagcCACTGCACTATCACGTGCTGATGAGCTGGCCCATCTGCATCCTGCTGGCAGGCAGTGTGTGGGTGGTCAGTGTGGTGAGCACATCTGTACACACAGGCCTGATGGCACGACTCTATTTCTGTGGTCCCAATCAGATCCGCCACTTTCTATGTGAAGTCCCCACGCTGCTGCTACTGTCCTGCAGTCCAACTATGCTGAACCATGTCATGATTGTCATCGCAGATGTCTACTTCGGCGTGGTCAACTTCTTGCTCACCATGCTGTCCTATGGCTGCATCATCGCCAGCATTGTGCGCATGCGCTCAGCCGCTGGCAAAcgcaaagccttctccacctgctcctcccacctgCTAGTGGTCACGCTGTACTACTCCACCGTCATCTACACCTACATCCTCCCAGGTTCTGGCTCCTCCTCAGAAAATGGCAAGGTGGTTGCTTTGCTGTACACAGTGGTCAGCCCCACCCTGAACCCTCTCATCTACTCCCTGAGAAACAAGGATGTCAAAATGGCCCTGGGGAGGGTGTTTGCCTGCACCTGGTAG